The genomic window TTCTCCGCCGGCCGCGAGCCTGACGGCATGGACATGGGGATCTAGCCAGTGCTCTCGGTCGCCTCCGTCCGTTCCGCCTCCGGCGCCGCCGGCTACTTCGCCAAGGACGACTATTACACCGTCGACGACAGCTCGGAGGTCAGTGCCTGGGGCGGCGAGGGCGCCTCCGACCTGGGCTTGTCCGGCGAGGTGGCGAAGGATGCCTTCGAAGGCATCCTGAACGGTATTCTGCCGAGCGGGGAGGGCGTGGCACAGGTCGAGAACCGGCGATCGGGCGTCGACCTCACCTTCTCGGCTCCGAAGTCGGTGTCGCTGCTCGCCTATGTCACCGGCGACAAGCGGATCCTCGGCGAGAACGGCGCCAACATGAAGGCGGTCGCGCGGGCGATGGCCTGGGTCGAGAAGAACCTCGCCGAAGGGCGCAAGGACGTGGAAGGGCGCAAGGTTCCGGTGCAGACCGGCAACCTCGTCTTCGCCTTGTTCCAGCATGACACGAGCCGCGCCCTCGATCCTCAGGCGCACGTCCACGCAGTAATCGCCAACCTGACCAAGATGCCCGACGGCAAATGGCAGGCGCTCCATGCCGACAAGATCTGGAGCAACAACACGGTGATCGGCTCGATCTACCACGCCTTCCTGCGCGAGGAGATGGAGAAGCTGGGCTACAGGCTAGAGCTCAAGGGCAAGCACGGGACGTTCGAGGTAGCCGGTGTCCCCAAGGCGGTGCTGGAGGCGTTCAGCCAGCGCCGCGAAGCCATTCTCGAGAAGGCGGCCGAGCTCGGCATTACCTCTCCCAAAGGGCGCGACAGCGTCACCACCAATACGCGCGATCCCAAGCTGAATGTTGAGGACCGCGACGGCCTCCGACGCGAGTGGATCGAGAAGGCGGCGGCCCTCGGCTTCGATGGCAAGGCCCTGCTCGAGGCGGCGCTTGCAAGATCCGAACAGCGCGAGCCGGGAAGCGCTCTCGAGCGCGGCTATCGCGCCGTCTCCGAGGCGCTTACGAACGCCTGGGAAAAGCTTGGCGACGTCCTCAAGCCGCACGATCCTCTCGTCGATCGGGGCCTGGCTCGGGTGACCCACTCGCCGGCAGAAGCTCGTGCGCAGCTGGCTGTTGCGTCCGCCGTGCGCATGCTTTCCGAGCGTGAAGCCGCCTTCAACGTCAACCAGCTCGGCAAGACCGCTCTGGATCTCGGTCTGAAGGGCGTCACGGTCGACCATGTCGAGCGGCGGATCGCTCAGCTTGTGGAACGCGGCCAGCTGATCGCGGGCGAGGCGCGCGTGGGCGACACCCGGCCCCGCATGGTGACCACGCAGGAGGCCCTCAGGACCGAGGAGCGCATTCTCAAGGCGGTGGAGCAGGGGAAGGGCGCTTCCACTCCGATGATTGCGGCCAGCGAGGCTCCCGAGCGCTTGCAGGCACATGCGGATCGCGAGCTCAACGCCGGGCAGCTCGCCGCCGCCACACTGATTGTCTCTTCGGAGGACCGGACGGTGGTGGTGCAGGGCATAGCCGGCGCCGGCAAGTCGACCATGCTGCAGTCCGTCGCGCGGGTCGCCGAGGCGGAGGGGCGGGCCGTCACGGGCCTCGCCTTCCAGAACAAGATGGTGGCGGACCTCGCAGAGGGCGCCGGAATCAAGTCCCAGACCATCGCCTCCTTCATTCTTGCCAACGAGCGGCACGTCACGAACCGGCAGGGCGACGCCTATGAGCAGGCGCGGGCCGTGTTCGGCGGCCAGATGCTCGTCGTCGACGAGACCTCGATGGTGTCGAGCGACGACATGCTGAAGCTCCATCAAATCTCGGCCGCGCTGGGCGTCGACAAACTCGTTCTCGTTGGCGACCGGCAGCAGCTCTCCTCGATCGATGCCGGAAAGTCGTTCGCGCTCATCCAGGCCGGCGGGGGAACCATGGCGCGCATGGACGAGAACATCCGCCAGCGCACCGATCAGCTGCGCACCGTCGCGGCCCTGGCCAATGTCGGCGAAGCGGGCAAGGCCATGAAGGTGCTTGGCGACAGCGTCATCGAGCACAATAGCCCGGCCTTGCACGCAGCCGAAATGTGGCTCGGACTCTCGAGCGCCGATCGGGAGTCGACGGCGGTGTTCGCGTCGGGCCGCGCCTCGCGCGCGATCATCAATCAACGCATTCAGGACGGGCTTGCGGCCGAGAAGACCGTGCGCGGCGAGGGGATTCACCTCACCGTCTACGAGCGGGTGAATACCACGCGCGAGGAGTTGCGGTACGCATCCACCTACCGGCCCGGACAAACCCTCGAGGTAGGCAGGGGAGGCGGTCAGGACGTCGGCCTCGCCGCCGGCCGCTACGACGTCGACAAGGTCCACCCCAACGGCAAGGTCGATCTTCTCGACGGTCGCCGGCGCATCCGGTTCGACCCACAGAAACTCTCGCCAACCGAGAAGCGCGACCGCCTTCAGCTCAGCGAGAAGAAAGATCTTCATCTGCGCGAAGGCGATCGCATTCGCTGGACCGCCAACGACAAGGGGAGGGGGCTCCACAACGCCGCCCTCGCACGCGTCCTCACCATCGATGCGAGCGGCGTCACCGTCGAAACCGCGAGCAAGGAGCGGCTGACGCTCGACCTGGGCGATCCGATGCTGTCGCGGCTCGACCTCGCTTACTCGCTGAACATGCACATGGCGCAGGGCATCACCACCGACAAGGCGATCACCGTCATGTCGAGCCAGGAGCGCAACCTGTCCAACCAGCGCCTGTTCAACGTCGGCGTCACCCGCGTTCGCGACGAAATGACGATGGTGGTGGACGATAAAGCGAAGCTCGAGCGCCAGCTCGACAACAACCCCGGAAACAAGACCTCGGCGCTCGAAACGGTGGGTCGGCTCGACGTCGACCGGGAACGCGGCACGGGCACCAGCCCGCGCGAAAAATTCGATCCCGGCCCTGTCGATCTGTCGGACTTGCCGCCTTTGCCAGGCGACCCGCCGCTTCCGACTGCCGGGAAGGGCCAGGCTGCGTCTGCACCGGGCGATCCCCTCAAATCACCGCCCGAGCTCAAGCCCGACCGCAGCGACGTGCTGCCGCCGCTGCCGGAACGCAGCCTGGGGCTCGATCTGTGACGACCGACCGGCCGGACCGCCGGATTGAAGGAGACGACGATGAGTGGATGGGATTTCGACGACGTCGGCAAGTTCGGCAGCGACAAGGCAGCCGAGGACTTCGCCAAGCGCAACAATGTGGATCCCCGCGACATCCGAACCCGCGACAAGGGCGATGGCGTTGAACTGGAGATCCGGCGCTCCAGTCTGGACCGGCGTGGGCTCAAGGACAGCGGCGAGGGGCGCCGCGACGGCTGGTAACCGGCAGACCGGCGCGGCCCCGGTTGTTGGCCGCGCCTTCCATTCCGAGGGGTGACGCAATGACACAACTGTTCGGATCGCCAATCGCGACCGTATTTCTTATCGTCTGCGCGGTCATTATACTTGCGCTGGTGAAAAGCGCGGCGGCACCGAGTGGACCGCCCGCGCCGGTGGCCAAGCGCTTTCTTACCGACCGCGAGCTGGCCATGCTCGCGGCGATCGAGCGCGCCCTGCCCGCACACCGCATCCACGCGCAGGTGGCAATGGGGGCTCTCCTGCAGGTTCCACGTCGGCTCGGGCGCAAGGTGTCCCCCGCTGATCGAAACAGCTTCTCGCAGAAGATCATCGACTTCGTAGTGCAGGACCGGGAGACTGGAACGATCGTCGCCTTGATCGAGGTCGACGACTATACCCATAACGCCGCGACCGACGCAAAGCGTGATGCGATGACATCGGGCGCTGGCTACACGACGATCCGCATCGCGGCAAAGACCAAGCCGACGCTGGCGAATGTCCGTGAGGCGCTCGCACCGTTGCTTCATTCGGATCGATCTGCGGGCGCGATCGCGGATCGGGGGGCGAACCATGCTTGAGACCCAGATCATACTGGCGATCTACGCCGCATCGCCGCTGTACCTCAGGGGTGATCTCGCCAGCCCGGCATGGGTGCGCCTACCGAGCATTCTAAAGCTTCCTGCCGGCCTTCGGCGGGACGTCCGCATCGGGACTATCGCCGGCCTCGCCCTCCTCGTCTGGGTGGAACTGGCCAGTCACTCGTCGGCGCTCGGAAGGGCCGAGTGCGCGGCGTGGTTGGCGGTGCTTGTCGAGTGCCCCGCCTTTCTGAAGATCGCGATGCACCGCGACCAAGGCGTCTACTATCAATCCAGCGTCGAAGGGGCTGCGTAGTGGCGATCGACGACCGCGACTATACGCGCGAGCGGTATCGCCAGCGGCAGAAGGTTGATCCCGGCAAGCTCCGCTGGGGCTTCGGCAAGGCAGCGAGGGACGCAAACGCGCCGAAGACGAAGTCAACGCCGCTTGGCAGCGCTTCGTTGAATCGACGGAAAATCTCGCGACGACTTCACGCCGCCATGGTCCAGCGCTGGCAACCGCGGCCACCACTCGGGGGGAGAACGGAACCCGTAATGGAACAGTGCGACCTCTTCGGCGAACCGCCGCCTCAATCCCAAGCGGAAGAAGTGACCAAGGTGCCCCTCTCCCCGCTCGCCGCGCCCTGCGCTTTCAGGAACCGATCGAACAAATCCTGCCAACGCCTCGCTCGCGATCCGATCAGGCTGGACGGGCGCACGCTGCACTATCACGGCCGGCTTCTCCTCCACTGTCCCTTGGTATGCTTCAATGGCGCCTCGGCCGAGGAAACCCGGGTCTATGCCGAGGCAGCAGAATGACGGCCAGCAGCCCTGTCCGGTTAACCGGCGTGGTGGACATGACGCCACGTGGGCTGATGCTGATCGAGGGAGACGGGATGCGCTGGCGGCTCGTTGGGGACGTGATCGCCGGACACCTGATCGGTAAGTCGGTCACCGTCGAGGGAATGATCATCGGGGCGGCCATCACGGCCTATTATCTGGCACCGGCGCCGGAGACTTCGCCATGCTGATCCGGGCGACCGCATTCCCATACCGTCGACCGGGGTGCCCGCATTGCGGCCATCTGATCAATCACTGGCCGCGCGACAGCAATCTCGAGAGCTGCCAGCTCTGCCTGCGCCCGATGATCCTCCTTCGACGGCCTACGGACTGGAACGGGCCGAAGCGGCTGCGCGGGCTGCTCGACATCGGATTTGCACTGTACGGCCTGCTCACGATCGGGCTCGTTGCGGTCTTCATCGTCACCGGGCTGTCACCTCACGGCTTTGCCAAGGCAATCTCGGTTCTGCTCTTCATCATCGGCACCGTATTGGCGACCGACGGCGTGCTCGGGCTCCGCTCCGGAATGGACAGGACGGGCAAGCGGCTTCGCGTGGGGCGATCGGCACGCGTCGTTGCCGGCGGGAAGCTCGCTGCGGGCGCGGCGGCGATCCTGCTTTTGTGCATCGGTCTCACCCTCTGAGTAAGGTGGTGCACGAGAGCTTGCGGCGCTTTGCACCAAAGTGGATGTTATCCGCCCGCGCTCAAAGCGGCGGCATCATCCATGACCGTGTCCGGATCGCCGAAGCGATAGGACGCCAATTCTTCGCAATCGCTCCTGCTGAGAGGACTCTTGCTGTAGGTGCCTCGAGCCCAGCTGCTTGTTGTGGTGTGCCTTTCCCCTAACCGCAGCATCTCGTCGTGCGGTGCGACGTACCAGACACCGCGGTCGGGGAACGCGATCCAGATGTCTCGGCCGATATATTTCTTATCGATGGTCCACCGGCCTTTGAGCTGCACCAGCTTGGTATCGCCAGTCGCCTCGTTCAACAGGATCAGGTCGATGCCATTGTCATAGACCGGCAGATAGGCGTTGTAGCCTTGATTGAGTGCGACGGTGACGAGCGCATTGCGGTTCACCACTTCGACAGCATCGCTGGTTAGCTTCATCATCCCTCCTGATACCGTTCGCCCACATGGTCCCGTGCTTTGTGGCAGCTATAACCAAGCCGATACCGGCGACTTCTGCGACGGCGCCTGCTGCACGGTAGAATATCGCAAAAAGCTGATTCAAGGTCTCTGCAATCAGGGGTAGTCATGCTCCGCTACCCGGGGGTGCCTATGCCGATCGTACAGAGATATTTTGAGTTGCGTGATGTGCTGCCGCTGCAAGGGCGGCCATGGATACCGCTCCGCCACGATGCCGATGTCGTGATCGACCCACCTGAGGCCGGTATCGTCGAGCTGCGGGAATATACGGGCATCGCCACTGCCGCGATCTTCGACACCCATCGATCAGAGGGCGACAAGGTCGTCTGGAGCGACTTGGGGGTCGGCGCACACCGGGGCGGCATGGAACCGTGGGGCTATCGCGCTTCCGACCTGTTCTATGGCAGGTCCACTCAGCCGATCGGTTCCAATCTCGTGATCGACCAGTATCTCGAGGACGAACACCTTCACATCTGGCACCTGCATCCCGACCTGGTCGTGGCCCTCCGCCTTCTACGTGAAGGTGATTGCTGGTTTCGACCGGAGGAGGGCTGGGCCGAGGTCGCGCGATTGAAACGAGATGCTGAGGACCGCCCGATCCTGCTTGAGATTAGGCCGGAGTTCCTTGGTGACTACCTCAGCGCCCGCGGCATGGCCCTGTATTGTTCGAGCTATCACCAGCGGACCGCCACCACCATCGACAAGCCTGTCTACAGCTGGCCAGGCGACGCTTTCGCCGAAGTCAGGGGCAGGGACGAGCGGGAGGGTCGAACCGGACCGGGGCGCTGGCCGACCCCCAGTGATCAGTACCGCACGATGGGCGCCATGTGGCGAACGGAATGGGTCCAGCCAAGCGGGCTGAGTACACGCATCCGGGGCGACAAGGATCCCCATACCACGAGCTTCATACTGGAGAGTGACGGCACCCGCAGGTCGGGCGATGGTCTGGCTGGGGTGTCGACATGGTTATATTTCGATCCCACCGTCGTCTCCACCTTGATGCGCCATCGCGGCGCGAGCCTGCATTGGTACAGCGCGGAAACCGGAGGCCTGGGCGCCAGCACCGGTGTCCACTTCGGGGTCAACCGGCTCGGCCTGATCACGGTCTTCGCAAAAGACATCGGAGCACTCGATCCTTGGGAGCAGCGGCTGTGGAGCGCTCATAACGTAACGCCCGACGGCGGCGTGGCAGAGGAGTTGTTCGCCGCTCAGATGGATGTGACACCGGCCAGTACGATCGCACCAGAATCGCAGCTGGCCGCGGCGCTTGCGGAGATCGACGCGGCTTTCAGCGGCAAATATGGCGTCCCGCTCCTCCGCGACGACCAGGCCGTGCCTCGGCTGTTGCGCCGCGCGCACCGCTTCCAGGCGGCTGAAGCAGACGGTTTGCTGGAGCTAGCCAAGGAGGTCACTCGCCTTTTCATGGAGCGGGTCGACGTCGATGCCGTCCTTGCGCCTCTCAACCTGCCCAAACCCAAGGATGGTCGGAAGCCGGGTTCGAATAAGGCGCTGGAGAAACTCCTCGGCAGTCTAATCCCTGGGAACGACGCGAGCACGATGATGGCGCCGCTCTTCGGGATCTACGATCTTCGGCTCGCCGACGCACATCTTGGTTCGAGCAACATCGCCAGCGGCAAGGAGCGGGCAGGGGTCGATGATACCGCGCCAGCAGCGATGCAAGGCCGTCAGCTGCTGGATACCTTCGTGGCTACGCTTCGCCAGATATCGGCGGCGATCGCCTAATCGGGAAGCATATCGACGATGGTCACTTCAGCAATTTTCGATCGCTCGACCCGGAAACGGCCGATCTTGCCACGAGCTGATCGATAACGCTGACCGGCAACGCTCAGCCTTCATGTCATTTATGAGCCTTTGGATGGGCTTCAACGGCTGGATGGAATCGGTGACCGGCGCGGACC from Roseomonas aeriglobus includes these protein-coding regions:
- a CDS encoding conjugative relaxase — its product is MLSVASVRSASGAAGYFAKDDYYTVDDSSEVSAWGGEGASDLGLSGEVAKDAFEGILNGILPSGEGVAQVENRRSGVDLTFSAPKSVSLLAYVTGDKRILGENGANMKAVARAMAWVEKNLAEGRKDVEGRKVPVQTGNLVFALFQHDTSRALDPQAHVHAVIANLTKMPDGKWQALHADKIWSNNTVIGSIYHAFLREEMEKLGYRLELKGKHGTFEVAGVPKAVLEAFSQRREAILEKAAELGITSPKGRDSVTTNTRDPKLNVEDRDGLRREWIEKAAALGFDGKALLEAALARSEQREPGSALERGYRAVSEALTNAWEKLGDVLKPHDPLVDRGLARVTHSPAEARAQLAVASAVRMLSEREAAFNVNQLGKTALDLGLKGVTVDHVERRIAQLVERGQLIAGEARVGDTRPRMVTTQEALRTEERILKAVEQGKGASTPMIAASEAPERLQAHADRELNAGQLAAATLIVSSEDRTVVVQGIAGAGKSTMLQSVARVAEAEGRAVTGLAFQNKMVADLAEGAGIKSQTIASFILANERHVTNRQGDAYEQARAVFGGQMLVVDETSMVSSDDMLKLHQISAALGVDKLVLVGDRQQLSSIDAGKSFALIQAGGGTMARMDENIRQRTDQLRTVAALANVGEAGKAMKVLGDSVIEHNSPALHAAEMWLGLSSADRESTAVFASGRASRAIINQRIQDGLAAEKTVRGEGIHLTVYERVNTTREELRYASTYRPGQTLEVGRGGGQDVGLAAGRYDVDKVHPNGKVDLLDGRRRIRFDPQKLSPTEKRDRLQLSEKKDLHLREGDRIRWTANDKGRGLHNAALARVLTIDASGVTVETASKERLTLDLGDPMLSRLDLAYSLNMHMAQGITTDKAITVMSSQERNLSNQRLFNVGVTRVRDEMTMVVDDKAKLERQLDNNPGNKTSALETVGRLDVDRERGTGTSPREKFDPGPVDLSDLPPLPGDPPLPTAGKGQAASAPGDPLKSPPELKPDRSDVLPPLPERSLGLDL
- a CDS encoding DUF2726 domain-containing protein, with translation MTQLFGSPIATVFLIVCAVIILALVKSAAAPSGPPAPVAKRFLTDRELAMLAAIERALPAHRIHAQVAMGALLQVPRRLGRKVSPADRNSFSQKIIDFVVQDRETGTIVALIEVDDYTHNAATDAKRDAMTSGAGYTTIRIAAKTKPTLANVREALAPLLHSDRSAGAIADRGANHA